The DNA sequence CCGCGCTTGATCCAGGCCGCCGGTGACAGCGATGTAGTGGTCGGTTCGCGCTACATCAACGGCGTCAATGTGGTCAACTGGCCGTTGAGCCGGTTGATGTTGAGCTATTTCGCCAGCCTATACACGCGTTGGATAACCGGCATGAAGCTCCGCGATTGCACCAGCGGTTTTAAATGCTTTCATCGCCGGGTGCTGCAGGCGATCAATCTTGATTCCATTCAATCGGACGGCTATTCTTTTCAGATTGAGATGAGTTTCCGCGCGATCCACCGAGGCTTTCACATTCGCGAGATCCCGATCATTTTTATCGATCGGCGCGCAGGCACTTCAAAAATGTCCAAACGGATTGTACGCGAGGCGATCTGGATGGTGTGGAAATTAAAATGGCTGCAGATTTCCGGCAGGCTTTAACCAATCGATGCCATGCAGGGCCGGACCGCAAGATCCCAACCTTTTTTGCATTGGGGGCACCGATCAAAGGAGTCCCGTCTGAATCCAGTTGCCGCTAGTCATGATGGCGGACAACACCGACGCGATAGGGCCCCTCTTCGGCGAGTACCTTGTAGCCGCTTTCCAGGCCCACCAGCATCAGGTTGGCGGTT is a window from the bacterium genome containing:
- a CDS encoding polyprenol monophosphomannose synthase yields the protein PRLIQAAGDSDVVVGSRYINGVNVVNWPLSRLMLSYFASLYTRWITGMKLRDCTSGFKCFHRRVLQAINLDSIQSDGYSFQIEMSFRAIHRGFHIREIPIIFIDRRAGTSKMSKRIVREAIWMVWKLKWLQISGRL